The Hypanus sabinus isolate sHypSab1 chromosome 1, sHypSab1.hap1, whole genome shotgun sequence genome contains a region encoding:
- the LOC132394096 gene encoding gastrula zinc finger protein XlCGF57.1-like has protein sequence MAQQRVQTREQPFTCSDCGKGFTCSSKLTVHQRVHTGERPFTCSDCGKGFTCSSQLKVHQRVHTGERPFTCSVCGKGFTQLSHLDVHQRVHTGERPFICSDCGKGFTQLSHLEVHQQVHTGVRPFTCSDCGKGFTQLSHLKVHQRVHTGERPFTCSDCGKGFTRLSHLEVHQRVHTGERPFTCSDCGKGFTQLSHLKVHQRVHTGERPFTCSDCGKRFSQLSHIQAHRSIHTGEWPFTCLECGKGFSQSSQLLRHRSVHTGEMPFTCSYCGMGFTLSSELKVHQRVHTGERPFTCSECGMGFPRSAQLKVHQHVHTGERPFTCSDCGKGFPRSAQLMVHQRVHTGERPFTCSDCGKRFTRLSHMQAHRSVHTGHWRFTCSECGKGFTQSSDLLAHKSVHTGESPFTCSDCGKGFTCSSQLKVHQRVHTGERPFTCSVCGKGFTCSSHLHKHQRVHTGHWRFTCSECGKGFNWSSSLQAHQRVHTGERPFTCSVCGKGFTCSSHLKKHQRVHTGERPFTCSVCGKGFTCSSHLKKHQRVHTG, from the coding sequence atggctcagcAGAGAGTTCAAACCAGGGagcagccattcacctgctcggattgtgggaagggattcacttgctcatctaaactgacagtacatcagagagttcacactggggagaggccgttcacctgctcagactgtgggaagggattcacttgctcatcccaactgaaggtacatcagagagttcacactggagagaggccgttcacctgctcagtctgtgggaagggattcactcagttatctcatTTGGacgtacatcagcgagttcacactggggagaggccgttcatctgctcagactgtgggaagggattcactcagttatctcatttggaggtacatcagcaagttcacactggggtgaggccattcacctgctcggactgtgggaagggattcactcagttatctcatttgaaagtacatcagcgagttcacactggagagcggccattcacctgctcggactgtgggaagggattcacacgaTTATCTCATTTggaggtacatcagcgagttcacactggggagaggccattcacctgctcggattgtgggaagggattcactcagttatctcatttgaaagtacatcagcgagttcacactggggagaggccgttcacttgctcggactgtgggaagagattcagtcAGTTATCCCACATACAAGCACACCGgtcaattcacactggggagtggccattcacctgcttagaatgtgggaaaggattcagtcagtcatcccaactactgagacaccggtcagttcacactggggagatgccgttcacctgctcatattgtgggatgggattcactttgtcatctgaactgaaggtacaccagcgagttcacactggggagaggccgttcacctgctcagagtgtgggatgGGATTCCCTCGGTCagcccaactgaaggtacatcagcatgttcacactggggagaggccgttcacctgctcagactgtgggaagggattccctcGGTCAGCCCAACTGatggtacatcagagagttcacactggggagaggccgttcacctgctcagactgtgggaagagatttactcgGTTATCCCACATGCAAGCACaccggtcagttcacactgggcactggcgattcacctgctcagaatgtgggaaaggattcactcagtcatcggaCCTCCTGGCAcacaagtcagttcacactggggagagtccattcacctgctcggactgtggcaagggattcacttgttcatcccaactgaaggtacatcagagagttcacactggggagaggccgttcacctgctcagtctgtgggaagggattcacttgctcatcccacCTACacaaacatcagcgagttcacactgggcactggcgattcacctgctcagaatgtgggaagggattcaattgGTCATCCAGCCTACaagcacaccagcgagttcacactggagagaggccgttcacctgctcagtctgtgggaagggattcacttgctcatcccacCTAaagaaacaccagcgagttcacactggagagaggccgttcacctgctcagtgtgtgggaagggattcacttgctcatcccacCTAaagaaacaccagcgagttcacactggctag